Proteins found in one Coffea eugenioides isolate CCC68of chromosome 5, Ceug_1.0, whole genome shotgun sequence genomic segment:
- the LOC113771038 gene encoding putative pectate lyase 2, with protein MAKSGAFFLAVSWTILIYGFFFEGLVYGFQPLQAQKIHSIPQNNTNSKTQTLNAIDSCWRSNPKWDSNRQALANCAKGFGSDALGGKNGRIYVVTDPSDDPINPKPGTLRFGAIQYEPLWIIFQRDMVLKLENELIMNSYKTIDGRGVKVEIANGPCITIQNVSHVIIHGISIHSCTVGKRGLVRSTPDHVGLRLGSDGDAITVFTSSHVWIDHNYLANCADGLVDVVSGSTSVTISNNYYTQHEEVMLFGHRDGNIEDQIMKVTVVFNHFGYGLVQRIPRVRVGYAHVANNFYEPWLFYAIGGSSNPTILSEGNYFIAPNRTDTKQVTRRDNAGGPNNWKNWNWRSLDDVFVNGAYFVQSGNGSCYPNYNGSQVFTVASGDLVPSLTSDAGPLKCYPGVAC; from the exons ATGGCCAAGTCTGGTGCATTCTTCCTAGCGGTTTCATGGACAATCTTGAtatatggatttttttttgagggTTTGGTATATGGATTTCAACCCCTTCAAGCTCAAAAAATACATAGTATTCCTCAAAATAATACCAATTCCAAAACTCAGACCCTTAATGCAATTGATTCTTGTTGGAGATCAAACCCAAAATGGGATTCAAATCGCCAAGCTTTGGCTAATTGTGCTAAAGGTTTTGGAAGTGATGCCCTTGGAGGGAAGAATGGTAGGATATATGTTGTCACCGACCCCTCTGATGACCCTATAAATCCCAAGCCAGGTACACTCAGATTTGGTGCGATCCAATATGAACCGTTATGGATCATTTTTCAAAGAGACATGGTCCTTAAGCTGGAGAACGAGCTGATAATGAATAGTTACAAGACTATAGATGGAAGAGGAGTCAAAGTTGAGATTGCAAATGGACCGTGCATCACAATTCAAAATGTGAGCCATGTTATTATTCATGGGATTAGCATCCATAGCTGCACGGTAGGGAAACGGGGGCTGGTTCGAAGCACCCCAGATCACGTCGGCCTCAGATTGGGTTCTGATGGAGATGCAATTACTGTATTCACATCTTCTCATGTTTGGATTGATCACAACTATTTAGCTAATTGTGCGGACGGCCTCGTGGATGTAGTCAGTGGTTCGACATCTGTGACTATCTCCAACAATTACTACACTCAGCATGAGGAG GTGATGCTTTTTGGACATCGAGATGGCAATATTGAGGACCAAATTATGAAGGTGACCGTTGTATTTAACCATTTTGGTTATGGATTAGTTCAAAGAATTCCAAG GGTTAGGGTCGGCTATGCTCATGTAGCAAACAATTTCTACGAGCCGTGGCTTTTCTACGCAATTGGTGGAAGCTCAAATCCAACAATACTTAGCGAGGGGAATTACTTTATAGCTCCAAACCGTACTGATACCAAACAA GTTACCAGGAGAGACAATGCTGGTGGTCCgaacaattggaagaattggAATTGGAGATCCCTCGACGATGTGTTTGTGAATGGGGCTTATTTTGTTCAGTCTGGAAATGGAAGCTGCTACCCTAATTATAATGGATCTCAAGTATTTACTGTGGCTTCAGGAGATTTGGTTCCTTCTTTGACATCGGATGCAGGTCCCCTCAAATGCTATCCTGGAGTTGCGTGCTGA
- the LOC113772277 gene encoding putative pectate lyase 2, which yields MANSSFLLLLSWILICCFSTFQAHKIHITPYKTTPTNFNPISPYYPQKKAMNIIDSCWRWNPKWASNRQALADCARGFGNAALGGKNGAIYVVTDTSDDPINPKPGTLRYGATQDKPLWIIFQRDMVLKLENELMVNSYKTIDGRGVKVEIANGPCITIEGVSHVIIHGISIHDCKPGKRGMVRSSLNHVGERTGSDGDAIAVFASSNIWIDHCYLARCTDGLIDIIHASTSITVSNNYFTQHDKVMLLGHQDGYIADKVMKVTVAFNHFGPGLVQRMPRVRYGYAHVANNRYDQWLMYAIGGSSNPTILSEGNYFVASKNPDSKQVTKRDIEGGPGVWKNWKWRTSKDVFLNGAYFVQSGLGSCSPLYSASQLFSVASGFLVPSLTSDAGPLNCHPGEAC from the exons ATGGCAAATTCTAGTTTCTTGCTACTGCTTTCATGGATCTTAATCTGTTGTTTTTCAACCTTCCAAGCTCATAAAATTCATATCACTCCATATAAAACTACTCCGACAAATTTTAATCCCATAAGTCCATATTACCCCCAAAAGAAAGCCATGAACATAATTGATTCTTGTTGGAGATGGAACCCAAAATGGGCTTCAAATCGACAAGCCTTGGCTGATTGTGCTAGAGGGTTCGGAAACGCTGCTTTAGGAGGGAAGAACGGCGCCATATATGTTGTCACTGACACGTCCGATGACCCAATAAATCCTAAACCAGGTACACTTCGATATGGCGCTACCCAAGATAAACCCCTATGGATCATTTTCCAAAGAGACATGGTCCTCAAGCTGGAGAATGAGCTGATGGTGAACAGCTATAAGACTATTGATGGAAGGGGTGTCAAAGTTGAGATTGCCAATGGACCTTGCATCACTATTGAAGGTGTCAGCCATGTTATTATTCATGGGATCAGCATACACGACTGTAAACCTGGAAAACGTGGTATGGTCCGAAGTAGTCTGAATCATGTTGGAGAGAGAACGGGTTCTGATGGAGATGCAATTGCTGTATTTGCATCTTCTAATATTTGGATTGACCACTGCTATTTGGCTCGTTGCACCGATGGTCTTATTGACATAATCCATGCATCAACTTCCATTACTGTCTCAAACAATTACTTCACTCAGCATGACAAG GTGATGCTGCTTGGGCATCAAGATGGCTATATTGCAGACAAAGTTATGAAGGTGACAGTGGCATTCAACCATTTTGGTCCTGGATTAGTCCAAAGGATGCCAAG GGTTAGGTACGGCTATGCTCATGTAGCAAACAATAGGTATGACCAGTGGCTTATGTATGCAATTGGTGGAAGCTCAAATCCAACAATATTAAGCGAGGGAAATTACTTTGTAGCTTCAAAAAATCCCGACTCTAAACAG GTTACCAAAAGAGACATTGAAGGGGGTCCAGGAGTGTGGAAGAATTGGAAATGGAGAACCTCTAAGGATGTCTTTCTTAATGGGGCTTACTTTGTTCAATCTGGATTGGGAAGCTGCTCTCCTCTTTATTCTGCATCTCAATTATTTTCTGTTGCTTCAGGATTCTTGGTTCCTTCTTTGACTTCGGATG